A region of Etheostoma cragini isolate CJK2018 chromosome 24, CSU_Ecrag_1.0, whole genome shotgun sequence DNA encodes the following proteins:
- the LOC117939225 gene encoding microtubule-associated protein 2-like isoform X5, with protein sequence MADGQQPDEHWASNGQENGENGYSAYSSAYRENGYHGGAAAHPGTTVDDSANLPPSPPPSPSAEQFGPVAQAQPDECISQASCEPSMKEDEPQVASLHEKQSAVERATPERAEVVSIELPIPSMKEKEPTDTSSVEQGNQETKDLVEEVAESHLLVESKNKEAKQPLTKESNLKEEDKEGVILPSKSEAPMNENPGMADGKNEECLDSGSDITLHKTPVTDILKGDQRQETVKSSPEPGNGSKATLDISVGHESGAKTYFETSSKSQEQESSQTQSYYELSTAAEKKLSEETKSIVQKLEEQQEKKARTSSGKMSLEQRSLSLNITVESSAGQTVKGEKSRTLCPISGSFDESEVYPSTPFGQSQHQILPAVSITPTTTESPEDTPTKADTPLPSDKHKCFEHSGSLSEMLDLAGDLPRPSLERRDLDHMRRKSVPANVSALAGSSLAKLALGDQTSRVVEGEIQLEEVGYCVFHEYLGPMPSPADVPSPGESPHQLFPSTESEVEEELGATKAEAVQKGTQQQDHKGIIPESSPKIGFEKKDAPVKSTLILERAPTSGKPDRLRIPMTSTKDRLNEFRLDSGLPGDIKIQAIPEVEIEKDPSREASPSPQDSSFTFTSLETGSKVPPTPTTPKSPYETPTDTQVIEEKAGNDVLPEVKAENHPESERIDNGRTELDKEIVKSEQTEVEERREEPEMTNTNIPASSQSSENSTEKGDKNVESESGTPTRLERIEKQETPKVVQDLSTGIPLDEKDAEIQLQDVTLDKFAPHMPQISSPVIIIPQAQVEEEADEEDDIEIAEEPQEVIEEAEIPESLVRGRLMVGDQMVEKHPKSGAEECCHSAQSSENGEHVTDSLHLSQCSNHDLPQQLVEGGRDDGIGEDKVEEHIQRNRDEGTKDEGEVVEKDPAGEEQVEEVCSDEVREEKQNKTMEDEGEERMGEQEVEETSDVLHQTSQEANDETTMDVSILDTDSGWMDSQDDDKSIMTEQIEALPRVQRATSTPVVDRPAKRAPGRGRGHPGVTETKVSRKVPSHHPPKEEMKKKKAVRRADLNKVSALQCRSPSRKSVAKSAARHPRPALLHGSARRKATGMEIHQPLSVAHQSRERTTSRQRTTERAYRSPEKRSSLPRPAKSLTRHIPAAEQEDSTPSRPTSIQSRGDSRSGRAPGMAGTESARSRSVRSGASTPGSCAVTPGTPPSYACRTPGSRTPGSHTPKSFSILQEKKVAVIRTPPKSPSSAQRQLKVLNQPLPDLKNVKSKIGSTSNLKHQPKGGQVQILQEKLDFSHVKSKCGSKDNLKHSPKGGNVMIPSVKLDFSHVQAKCGSLDKIQHAAGGGNIQIQTKKIDLSHITAKCGSMSNIRHRPGGGHVRIENVKLDFKDKAHAKVGSLGNASHTPGGGNVMIESHKLSFRETAKARVDHGAEIVITHSPGVGTGGTSPHLSSSGSINVLESPQLSTLAQDVTAALAKQGL encoded by the exons ATGGCAGACGGTCAACAGCCAGATGAGCACTGGGCCTCAAACGGCCAGGAGAATGGAGAGAATGGCTACTCTGCCTACAGCTCTGCCTACAGGGAGAATGGATACCACGGTGGAGCAGCTGCACATCCTGGAACAACAG TGGATGACTCGGCCAATTtgcctccctcccctcccccctctccgTCCGCTGAGCAGTTCGGGCCCGTGGCACAAG CCCAGCCAGATGAATGTATCAGTCAGGCATCTTGTGAACCTTCTATGAAAGAAGATGAACCTCAAGTGGCATCGCTGCATGAGAAGCAGTCGGCAGTTGAAAGAGCAACACCTGAAAGGGCAGAAGTTGTTTCGATTGAACTTCCCATTCCCTctatgaaagagaaagagccCACAgatacctcctcagttgagcaGGGTAACCAAGAAACAAAGGATTTAGTAGAAGAGGTTGCTGAGAGTCACCTGCTTGTAGAGtccaaaaacaaagaagcaaAACAACCTCTGACCAAGGAGTCAAATCTTAAGGAGGAAGACAAAGAGGGAGTTATCTTACCAAGCAAATCAGAAGCCCCTATGAATGAAAATCCTGGGATGGCTGATGGGAAAAATGAGGAGTGCCTAGATAGTGGCAGTGACATTACGTTGCATAAGACGCCAGTGACTGACATTCTAAAAGGGGACCAAAGGCAAGAAACAGTCAAGTCAAGTCCGGAACCTGGCAATGGGTCGAAAGCAACATTAGATATTTCTGTTGGACACGAGTCCGGAGCAAAAACCTACTTTGAGACATCCTCAAAAAGCCAGGAACAGGAGTCATCACAAACCCAGAGCTATTACGAACTcagcacagcagcagagaaaaagTTAAGCGAGGAAACTAAAAGCATTGTGCAGAAGCTCGAGGAACAACAGGAAAAGAAAGCCAGAACTTCATCGGGTAAGATGTCACTAGAACAAAGAAGCCTCTCCCTGAACATTACTGTTGAGTCTTCGGCAGGACAGACAGTCAAAGGAGAGAAGTCAAGGACTTTGTGTCCAATCAGTGGAAGCTTTGATGAATCTGAAGTTTACCCTTCAACGCCATTTGGGCAGAGCCAACACCAGATTCTTCCGGCTGTCTCCATTACCCCAACTACCACTGAATCACCTGAAGATACACCCACCAAGGCAGACACGCCTTTGCCTTCTGATAAGCacaaatgttttgaacattCAGGAAGCCTCTCTGAAATGTTGGACCTGGCTGGAGACCTGCCTCGGCCATCATTAGAGAGAAGGGATCTTGACCACATGAGGCGAAAGTCTGTGCCCGCCAATGTATCAGCTCTGGCGGGGAGCTCGTTGGCCAAGCTTGCCTTGGGAGATCAAACCTCAAGAGTGGTGGAGGGAGAAATTCAGTTAGAGGAAGTGGGCTACTGTGTCTTCCATGAGTACTTAGGTCCCATGCCTTCTCCTGCTGATGTACCAAGTCCTGGGGAATCTCCACACCAGCTTTTCCCCTCAACGGAGAGCGAAGTTGAGGAGGAGCTTGGGGCCACAAAAGCTGAAGCTGTTCAAAAAGGAACTCAACAACAAGATCATAAAGGTATTATCCCTGAGAGTTCTCCAAAAATAGGGTTTGAGAAGAAAGATGCACCAGTAAAGAGTACCCTGATTCTTGAAAGAGCTCCGACAAGTGGGAAACCTGATCGCCTGAGAATCCCAATGACTTCTACAAAAGACAGACTGAATGAGTTTCGTTTGGACAGTGGCCTGCCTGGTGACATAAAGATTCAAGCAATTCCTGAGGTAGAAATTGAAAAAGACCCCTCCAGAGAGGCTTCTCCCAGCCCACAAGACAGTTCCTTTACTTTCACTTCTTTGGAAACTGGAAGCAAGGTTCCCCCAACTCCTACCACCCCCAAGTCCCCATATGAAACTCCCACAGATACCCAAGTTATTGAAGAGAAGGCAGGGAACGATGTCCTCCCGGAGGTCAAAGCAGAGAACCATCCAGAGTCTGAGAGAATTGATAATGGACGGACAGAGTTAGACAAAGAAATAGTTAAATCTGAGCAGACGGAAgtagaagaaagaagagaggaaccagaaatgacaaacacaaacataccaGCATCATCTCAGTCTTCAgaaaacagcacagaaaaaGGTGACAAGAATGTTGAAAGTGAGAGTGGGACACCTACAAGATTAGAAAGAATAGAAAAGCAAGAGACCCCAAAAGTTGTTCAGGATTTAAGCACTGGAATACCCTTAGATGAGAAAGATGCAGAAATCCAGTTACAGGATGTAACTCTGGATAAGTTTGCACCACATATGCCACAAATATCCTCCCCTGTCATCATTATACCTCAAGCACAAGTAGAGGAAGAAgcagatgaagaagatgataTTGAGATTGCTGAAGAACCTCAGGAAGTAATTGAAGAAGCTGAAATCCCTGAGAGTCTAGTTAGGGGGAGGTTGATGGTAGGCGATCAGATGGTAGAAAAACATCCCAAGTCGGGAGCAGAAGAATGTTGTCACAGTGCGCAAAGCAGTGAAAATGGGGAGCATGTGACAGACAGTTTGCACTTGTCTCAATGCTCCAACCATGATCTTCCACAGCAACTGGTTGAAGGTGGCAGAGATGATGGGATAGGTGAGGATAAAGTAGAAGAACATATACAAAGAAATAGGGATGAAGGGACTAAAGACGAGGGTGAGGTGGTAGAGAAAGACCCTGCAGGTGAGGAGCAAGTGGAAGAAGTTTGTTCTGATGAAGTACGTGAAGAGAAACAGAATAAAACGATGGAGgatgagggggaggagaggatgGGTGAACAGGAGGTGGAAGAGACCTCTGATGTACTGCACCAGACCAGTCAGGAAGCTAATGATGAAACCACCATGGACGTCTCTATCCTAGATACAGACAGTGGCTGGATGGACTCACAAG ATGATGACAAAAGTATCATGACTGAGCAAATTGAAGCTCTTCCTCGGGTCCAGCGTGCTACTAGTACACCTGTGGTGGACAGACCCGCTAAACGGGCCCCTGGCAGAGGAAGGGGCCACCCTGGCGTCACTGAGACTAAAGTGTCCCGAAAAGTACCCAGCCACCATCCACCAaaagaggagatgaagaagaaaaaag CTGTGAGGAGGGCTGACCTGAATAAGGTGTCAGCCCTCCAATGTCGTTCTCCATCTCGAAAGAGTGTAGCCAAATCAGCAGCCAGACATCCTAGGCCCGCTCTGCTTCACGGCTCTGCTAGACGCAAGGCCACAG GTATGGAAATCCATCAGCCCCTCAGTGTGGCCCACCAGTCCAGAGAAAGGACCACT TCCCGACAGAGGACAACT gAGAGAGCGTACCGCAGCCCAGAGAAGAGGTCGTCCCTGCCCAGGCCGGCCAAATCTCTGACACGCCACATCCCTGCTGCTGAGCAAGAAGACAGCACCCCCTCCAGGCCAACCT CGATCCAGTCCAGGGGGGACAGCAGGTCTGGAAGAGCCCCTGGTATGGCAG GTACAGAGTCTGCACGTTCCCGATCAGTCCGTAGCGGTGCCTCCACCCCCGGCTCCTGCGCCGTCACACCCGGCACACCCCCTAGCTACGCCTGCCGCACCCCCGGCTCTCGTACCCCCGGCAGCCACACGCCCAAGTCCTTCAGCATCCTCCAGGAGAAGAAGGTGGCGGTCATCCGAACCCCGCCCAAGTCTCCATCCTCAGCCCAACGGCAGCTGAAGGTTCTTAATCAGCCCCTGCCTGACCTGAAGAATGTAAAGTCCAAGATCGGGTCCACCTCCAACCTCAAGCACCAGCCGAAAGGCGGACAG gtTCAGATTTTACAGGAGAAGCTGGACTTCAGTCATGTTAAGTCAAAGTGCGGCTCCAAGGATAATCTGAAGCACTCGCCCAAAGGAGGCAAT GTCATGATTCCAAGTGTTAAACTGGACTTTAGCCACGTTCAGGCTAAATGTGGCTCCCTGGACAAGATCCAGCATGCAGCAGGCGGGGGAAAC
- the LOC117939225 gene encoding microtubule-associated protein 2-like isoform X6 — protein MADGQQPDEHWASNGQENGENGYSAYSSAYRENGYHGGAAAHPGTTVDDSANLPPSPPPSPSAEQFGPVAQAQPDECISQASCEPSMKEDEPQVASLHEKQSAVERATPERAEVVSIELPIPSMKEKEPTDTSSVEQGNQETKDLVEEVAESHLLVESKNKEAKQPLTKESNLKEEDKEGVILPSKSEAPMNENPGMADGKNEECLDSGSDITLHKTPVTDILKGDQRQETVKSSPEPGNGSKATLDISVGHESGAKTYFETSSKSQEQESSQTQSYYELSTAAEKKLSEETKSIVQKLEEQQEKKARTSSGKMSLEQRSLSLNITVESSAGQTVKGEKSRTLCPISGSFDESEVYPSTPFGQSQHQILPAVSITPTTTESPEDTPTKADTPLPSDKHKCFEHSGSLSEMLDLAGDLPRPSLERRDLDHMRRKSVPANVSALAGSSLAKLALGDQTSRVVEGEIQLEEVGYCVFHEYLGPMPSPADVPSPGESPHQLFPSTESEVEEELGATKAEAVQKGTQQQDHKGIIPESSPKIGFEKKDAPVKSTLILERAPTSGKPDRLRIPMTSTKDRLNEFRLDSGLPGDIKIQAIPEVEIEKDPSREASPSPQDSSFTFTSLETGSKVPPTPTTPKSPYETPTDTQVIEEKAGNDVLPEVKAENHPESERIDNGRTELDKEIVKSEQTEVEERREEPEMTNTNIPASSQSSENSTEKGDKNVESESGTPTRLERIEKQETPKVVQDLSTGIPLDEKDAEIQLQDVTLDKFAPHMPQISSPVIIIPQAQVEEEADEEDDIEIAEEPQEVIEEAEIPESLVRGRLMVGDQMVEKHPKSGAEECCHSAQSSENGEHVTDSLHLSQCSNHDLPQQLVEGGRDDGIGEDKVEEHIQRNRDEGTKDEGEVVEKDPAGEEQVEEVCSDEVREEKQNKTMEDEGEERMGEQEVEETSDVLHQTSQEANDETTMDVSILDTDSGWMDSQDDDKSIMTEQIEALPRVQRATSTPVVDRPAKRAPGRGRGHPGVTETKVSRKVPSHHPPKEEMKKKKAVRRADLNKVSALQCRSPSRKSVAKSAARHPRPALLHGSARRKATGMEIHQPLSVAHQSRERTTERAYRSPEKRSSLPRPAKSLTRHIPAAEQEDSTPSRPTSIQSRGDSRSGRAPGMAGTESARSRSVRSGASTPGSCAVTPGTPPSYACRTPGSRTPGSHTPKSFSILQEKKVAVIRTPPKSPSSAQRQLKVLNQPLPDLKNVKSKIGSTSNLKHQPKGGQVQILQEKLDFSHVKSKCGSKDNLKHSPKGGNVMIPSVKLDFSHVQAKCGSLDKIQHAAGGGNIQIQTKKIDLSHITAKCGSMSNIRHRPGGGHVRIENVKLDFKDKAHAKVGSLGNASHTPGGGNVMIESHKLSFRETAKARVDHGAEIVITHSPGVGTGGTSPHLSSSGSINVLESPQLSTLAQDVTAALAKQGL, from the exons ATGGCAGACGGTCAACAGCCAGATGAGCACTGGGCCTCAAACGGCCAGGAGAATGGAGAGAATGGCTACTCTGCCTACAGCTCTGCCTACAGGGAGAATGGATACCACGGTGGAGCAGCTGCACATCCTGGAACAACAG TGGATGACTCGGCCAATTtgcctccctcccctcccccctctccgTCCGCTGAGCAGTTCGGGCCCGTGGCACAAG CCCAGCCAGATGAATGTATCAGTCAGGCATCTTGTGAACCTTCTATGAAAGAAGATGAACCTCAAGTGGCATCGCTGCATGAGAAGCAGTCGGCAGTTGAAAGAGCAACACCTGAAAGGGCAGAAGTTGTTTCGATTGAACTTCCCATTCCCTctatgaaagagaaagagccCACAgatacctcctcagttgagcaGGGTAACCAAGAAACAAAGGATTTAGTAGAAGAGGTTGCTGAGAGTCACCTGCTTGTAGAGtccaaaaacaaagaagcaaAACAACCTCTGACCAAGGAGTCAAATCTTAAGGAGGAAGACAAAGAGGGAGTTATCTTACCAAGCAAATCAGAAGCCCCTATGAATGAAAATCCTGGGATGGCTGATGGGAAAAATGAGGAGTGCCTAGATAGTGGCAGTGACATTACGTTGCATAAGACGCCAGTGACTGACATTCTAAAAGGGGACCAAAGGCAAGAAACAGTCAAGTCAAGTCCGGAACCTGGCAATGGGTCGAAAGCAACATTAGATATTTCTGTTGGACACGAGTCCGGAGCAAAAACCTACTTTGAGACATCCTCAAAAAGCCAGGAACAGGAGTCATCACAAACCCAGAGCTATTACGAACTcagcacagcagcagagaaaaagTTAAGCGAGGAAACTAAAAGCATTGTGCAGAAGCTCGAGGAACAACAGGAAAAGAAAGCCAGAACTTCATCGGGTAAGATGTCACTAGAACAAAGAAGCCTCTCCCTGAACATTACTGTTGAGTCTTCGGCAGGACAGACAGTCAAAGGAGAGAAGTCAAGGACTTTGTGTCCAATCAGTGGAAGCTTTGATGAATCTGAAGTTTACCCTTCAACGCCATTTGGGCAGAGCCAACACCAGATTCTTCCGGCTGTCTCCATTACCCCAACTACCACTGAATCACCTGAAGATACACCCACCAAGGCAGACACGCCTTTGCCTTCTGATAAGCacaaatgttttgaacattCAGGAAGCCTCTCTGAAATGTTGGACCTGGCTGGAGACCTGCCTCGGCCATCATTAGAGAGAAGGGATCTTGACCACATGAGGCGAAAGTCTGTGCCCGCCAATGTATCAGCTCTGGCGGGGAGCTCGTTGGCCAAGCTTGCCTTGGGAGATCAAACCTCAAGAGTGGTGGAGGGAGAAATTCAGTTAGAGGAAGTGGGCTACTGTGTCTTCCATGAGTACTTAGGTCCCATGCCTTCTCCTGCTGATGTACCAAGTCCTGGGGAATCTCCACACCAGCTTTTCCCCTCAACGGAGAGCGAAGTTGAGGAGGAGCTTGGGGCCACAAAAGCTGAAGCTGTTCAAAAAGGAACTCAACAACAAGATCATAAAGGTATTATCCCTGAGAGTTCTCCAAAAATAGGGTTTGAGAAGAAAGATGCACCAGTAAAGAGTACCCTGATTCTTGAAAGAGCTCCGACAAGTGGGAAACCTGATCGCCTGAGAATCCCAATGACTTCTACAAAAGACAGACTGAATGAGTTTCGTTTGGACAGTGGCCTGCCTGGTGACATAAAGATTCAAGCAATTCCTGAGGTAGAAATTGAAAAAGACCCCTCCAGAGAGGCTTCTCCCAGCCCACAAGACAGTTCCTTTACTTTCACTTCTTTGGAAACTGGAAGCAAGGTTCCCCCAACTCCTACCACCCCCAAGTCCCCATATGAAACTCCCACAGATACCCAAGTTATTGAAGAGAAGGCAGGGAACGATGTCCTCCCGGAGGTCAAAGCAGAGAACCATCCAGAGTCTGAGAGAATTGATAATGGACGGACAGAGTTAGACAAAGAAATAGTTAAATCTGAGCAGACGGAAgtagaagaaagaagagaggaaccagaaatgacaaacacaaacataccaGCATCATCTCAGTCTTCAgaaaacagcacagaaaaaGGTGACAAGAATGTTGAAAGTGAGAGTGGGACACCTACAAGATTAGAAAGAATAGAAAAGCAAGAGACCCCAAAAGTTGTTCAGGATTTAAGCACTGGAATACCCTTAGATGAGAAAGATGCAGAAATCCAGTTACAGGATGTAACTCTGGATAAGTTTGCACCACATATGCCACAAATATCCTCCCCTGTCATCATTATACCTCAAGCACAAGTAGAGGAAGAAgcagatgaagaagatgataTTGAGATTGCTGAAGAACCTCAGGAAGTAATTGAAGAAGCTGAAATCCCTGAGAGTCTAGTTAGGGGGAGGTTGATGGTAGGCGATCAGATGGTAGAAAAACATCCCAAGTCGGGAGCAGAAGAATGTTGTCACAGTGCGCAAAGCAGTGAAAATGGGGAGCATGTGACAGACAGTTTGCACTTGTCTCAATGCTCCAACCATGATCTTCCACAGCAACTGGTTGAAGGTGGCAGAGATGATGGGATAGGTGAGGATAAAGTAGAAGAACATATACAAAGAAATAGGGATGAAGGGACTAAAGACGAGGGTGAGGTGGTAGAGAAAGACCCTGCAGGTGAGGAGCAAGTGGAAGAAGTTTGTTCTGATGAAGTACGTGAAGAGAAACAGAATAAAACGATGGAGgatgagggggaggagaggatgGGTGAACAGGAGGTGGAAGAGACCTCTGATGTACTGCACCAGACCAGTCAGGAAGCTAATGATGAAACCACCATGGACGTCTCTATCCTAGATACAGACAGTGGCTGGATGGACTCACAAG ATGATGACAAAAGTATCATGACTGAGCAAATTGAAGCTCTTCCTCGGGTCCAGCGTGCTACTAGTACACCTGTGGTGGACAGACCCGCTAAACGGGCCCCTGGCAGAGGAAGGGGCCACCCTGGCGTCACTGAGACTAAAGTGTCCCGAAAAGTACCCAGCCACCATCCACCAaaagaggagatgaagaagaaaaaag CTGTGAGGAGGGCTGACCTGAATAAGGTGTCAGCCCTCCAATGTCGTTCTCCATCTCGAAAGAGTGTAGCCAAATCAGCAGCCAGACATCCTAGGCCCGCTCTGCTTCACGGCTCTGCTAGACGCAAGGCCACAG GTATGGAAATCCATCAGCCCCTCAGTGTGGCCCACCAGTCCAGAGAAAGGACCACT gAGAGAGCGTACCGCAGCCCAGAGAAGAGGTCGTCCCTGCCCAGGCCGGCCAAATCTCTGACACGCCACATCCCTGCTGCTGAGCAAGAAGACAGCACCCCCTCCAGGCCAACCT CGATCCAGTCCAGGGGGGACAGCAGGTCTGGAAGAGCCCCTGGTATGGCAG GTACAGAGTCTGCACGTTCCCGATCAGTCCGTAGCGGTGCCTCCACCCCCGGCTCCTGCGCCGTCACACCCGGCACACCCCCTAGCTACGCCTGCCGCACCCCCGGCTCTCGTACCCCCGGCAGCCACACGCCCAAGTCCTTCAGCATCCTCCAGGAGAAGAAGGTGGCGGTCATCCGAACCCCGCCCAAGTCTCCATCCTCAGCCCAACGGCAGCTGAAGGTTCTTAATCAGCCCCTGCCTGACCTGAAGAATGTAAAGTCCAAGATCGGGTCCACCTCCAACCTCAAGCACCAGCCGAAAGGCGGACAG gtTCAGATTTTACAGGAGAAGCTGGACTTCAGTCATGTTAAGTCAAAGTGCGGCTCCAAGGATAATCTGAAGCACTCGCCCAAAGGAGGCAAT GTCATGATTCCAAGTGTTAAACTGGACTTTAGCCACGTTCAGGCTAAATGTGGCTCCCTGGACAAGATCCAGCATGCAGCAGGCGGGGGAAAC